In one Pseudomonas hydrolytica genomic region, the following are encoded:
- the glmS gene encoding glutamine--fructose-6-phosphate transaminase (isomerizing), translated as MCGIVGAIAERNITPVLVEGLKRLEYRGYDSAGVALLTEQGALDRRRRVGKVSELQAALDAEPLAGRLGIAHTRWATHGAPSERNAHPHFSGHELAVVHNGIIENHEELRERLKGLGYVFTSDTDTETIVHLLDHKLQQLGDLSAALKAAIPELHGAYGLAVISARQPDRLLAARSGSPLVIGLGLGENFLASDQLALRQVTDRFMYLEEGDIAEIRRDGVQIWDAAGQPVQREAVQYHEGAEAADKGEYRHFMLKEIHEQPKVVQRTLEGRLGSDHVLVQAFGPQAAELFAKVKNVQIVACGTSYHAGMVARYWLEELAGIPCQVEVASEFRYRKVVVQPDTLFVSVSQSGETADTLAALRNAKEKAPGQGGYLASLVICNVGTSSLVRESDLCLLTQAGPEIGVASTKAFTTQLVGLMLLTLALGQVHGTLDKALAAELVEELRRLPTRLGEALAMDKTVEKIAELFAEKHHSLFLGRGAQYPVAMEGALKLKEISYIHAEAYPAGELKHGPLALVDADMPVVTVAPNNELLEKLKSNLQEVRARGGELIVFADQQAGMSNGEGTHVVAMPHIHDLLAPILYTVPLQLLSYYVAVLKGTDVDQPRNLAKSVTVE; from the coding sequence ATGTGTGGAATCGTTGGCGCCATCGCCGAGCGCAACATCACCCCGGTCCTGGTCGAAGGCCTCAAGCGCCTGGAGTATCGCGGCTATGACAGCGCCGGTGTGGCGCTCCTGACTGAGCAGGGCGCGCTGGATCGCCGCCGCCGCGTCGGCAAGGTCAGCGAGCTGCAGGCCGCGCTAGACGCCGAGCCGCTGGCCGGGCGTCTGGGCATCGCCCACACCCGCTGGGCCACCCACGGTGCGCCCAGCGAGCGCAACGCTCACCCACACTTTTCCGGGCACGAGCTGGCCGTGGTGCACAACGGCATCATCGAGAATCACGAAGAACTGCGCGAGCGCCTCAAGGGCCTGGGCTACGTCTTCACCTCCGATACCGACACGGAAACCATCGTCCACCTGCTCGATCACAAGCTGCAGCAGCTCGGCGACCTCAGCGCTGCGCTCAAGGCCGCCATCCCGGAACTGCATGGCGCCTATGGCCTGGCGGTGATCTCGGCCCGCCAGCCGGACCGCCTGCTCGCCGCGCGCAGTGGCAGCCCGCTGGTAATTGGCCTGGGCCTGGGCGAGAACTTCCTCGCCTCCGATCAGTTGGCCCTGCGCCAGGTCACCGACCGCTTCATGTACCTGGAGGAAGGCGATATCGCCGAGATCCGTCGTGACGGCGTGCAGATCTGGGACGCCGCCGGCCAGCCGGTGCAGCGCGAAGCCGTGCAGTACCACGAAGGCGCCGAGGCCGCCGACAAGGGCGAATACCGCCACTTCATGCTCAAGGAAATCCACGAGCAGCCCAAGGTGGTGCAACGCACCCTGGAAGGCCGCCTGGGCAGCGACCACGTGCTGGTGCAGGCCTTCGGTCCGCAGGCGGCCGAGCTGTTCGCCAAAGTGAAGAACGTACAGATCGTCGCCTGCGGCACCAGCTACCACGCCGGCATGGTCGCCCGTTACTGGCTGGAAGAGCTGGCCGGCATTCCCTGCCAGGTCGAGGTGGCCAGCGAGTTCCGCTACCGCAAGGTGGTGGTGCAGCCGGATACCCTGTTCGTCAGCGTGTCGCAGTCCGGGGAAACCGCCGACACCCTGGCCGCGCTGCGCAACGCCAAGGAGAAGGCGCCAGGGCAGGGCGGCTACCTGGCCAGCCTGGTGATCTGCAACGTCGGCACCAGCTCGCTGGTGCGTGAATCCGATCTGTGCCTGCTGACCCAGGCCGGCCCGGAAATCGGCGTGGCCTCGACCAAGGCCTTCACCACCCAGCTGGTCGGCCTGATGCTGCTGACCCTGGCCCTCGGCCAGGTGCATGGCACGCTGGACAAGGCGCTGGCTGCCGAACTGGTGGAAGAGCTGCGTCGCCTGCCGACCCGTCTGGGCGAAGCCCTGGCCATGGACAAGACCGTGGAGAAGATCGCCGAACTGTTCGCCGAGAAGCACCACAGCCTGTTCCTCGGTCGTGGCGCGCAGTACCCGGTGGCAATGGAAGGCGCGCTCAAGCTCAAGGAGATCTCCTACATCCACGCCGAGGCCTACCCGGCCGGCGAGCTCAAGCACGGCCCGCTGGCCCTGGTGGACGCCGACATGCCGGTGGTCACCGTGGCGCCGAACAACGAGCTGCTGGAGAAGCTCAAGTCCAACCTGCAGGAAGTGCGCGCCCGTGGCGGCGAGCTGATCGTCTTCGCTGACCAGCAGGCCGGCATGAGCAACGGCGAGGGCACCCATGTGGTGGCCATGCCGCATATCCACGACCTGCTCGCGCCGATCCTCTACACCGTGCCGCTGCAGCTGCTGTCCTACTACGTGGCCGTGCTCAAGGGCACCGACGTTGACCAGCCGCGTAATCTGGCGAAAAGCGTCACGGTCGAATAA
- a CDS encoding DeoR/GlpR family DNA-binding transcription regulator, with product MSKRNTPQRRHTILALLAEQGEVSVDALAQHFATSEVTIRKDLAALEKNGLLLRRYGGAVPVPQELISEPTQPISPYKQAIARAGVARIREHARIIIDSGTTTAAMIPQLGYKPGLVVMTNSLNVANALRDIEHEPVLLMTGGTWDPHSESFQGQVAEQVLRSYDFDQLFIGADGIDLERGTTTFNELLGLSRVMAEVAREVIVMVESDKIGRRIPNLELPWSSVHTLITDERLDAQAAEQIRARGIQLILAALEN from the coding sequence ATGTCGAAGCGCAACACGCCGCAACGTCGCCACACCATCCTTGCTTTGCTCGCCGAGCAGGGCGAGGTGAGCGTGGACGCTCTGGCCCAGCACTTTGCCACCAGCGAAGTGACCATTCGCAAGGATCTCGCTGCCCTGGAAAAGAACGGTCTGCTGCTGCGTCGCTATGGCGGCGCCGTGCCGGTGCCGCAGGAGCTGATCAGCGAGCCGACGCAGCCCATTTCTCCCTACAAGCAGGCCATCGCCCGTGCCGGCGTGGCACGCATCCGCGAGCATGCGCGCATCATCATCGACAGCGGCACCACTACGGCGGCCATGATTCCGCAGCTTGGCTACAAGCCTGGTCTGGTGGTGATGACCAACTCGCTCAACGTGGCCAACGCCCTGCGCGATATCGAGCACGAGCCGGTGCTGCTGATGACCGGCGGCACCTGGGACCCGCATTCGGAGTCCTTCCAGGGCCAGGTGGCCGAGCAGGTGCTGCGCTCCTACGACTTCGACCAGCTGTTCATCGGCGCCGATGGCATCGACCTGGAGCGTGGCACCACCACCTTCAACGAGCTGCTCGGTCTGTCGCGGGTGATGGCCGAGGTGGCCCGTGAAGTCATCGTCATGGTCGAGAGCGACAAGATCGGCCGGCGCATTCCCAATCTGGAGCTGCCCTGGAGCAGCGTCCATACCCTGATCACCGACGAGCGCCTGGATGCCCAGGCGGCCGAACAGATACGCGCGCGCGGCATTCAGCTGATCCTCGCGGCGCTGGAAAACTAA
- a CDS encoding LysE family transporter: MFGVTDYAAFVVAFIILLAIPGPGNLALILSTGKGGIRGGLASTFGIIFGDQVLLWLAVAGVAALLKAYPAAFHVVQWLGAAYLIYLGLRMILAKPGAAPTLDIKPRQYLWQTLVITVFNPKAIVFYMAFFPLFIDPQRHQGLITFGFMAVTIMALTFLYGLLIVLLTHFLAERMRANPRIARALEKLAGLCLVGFGVKLTLN, translated from the coding sequence ATGTTCGGTGTGACGGATTACGCCGCCTTCGTGGTGGCTTTCATCATCCTGCTGGCCATTCCCGGGCCGGGTAACCTGGCGCTGATCCTGTCCACCGGCAAGGGCGGGATTCGCGGTGGGCTGGCCTCGACCTTCGGCATCATCTTCGGCGACCAGGTGCTGCTGTGGCTGGCCGTGGCCGGGGTCGCCGCGCTGCTCAAGGCCTATCCGGCAGCCTTCCATGTGGTGCAATGGCTCGGTGCGGCCTACCTGATCTACCTTGGCCTGCGCATGATCCTGGCCAAGCCAGGCGCGGCGCCGACGCTGGATATCAAGCCGCGCCAATACCTGTGGCAAACCCTGGTAATCACCGTCTTCAACCCCAAGGCCATCGTCTTCTACATGGCCTTCTTTCCGCTGTTCATCGACCCGCAGCGCCATCAAGGGCTGATTACTTTCGGTTTCATGGCCGTGACCATCATGGCGCTGACTTTCCTCTACGGCCTGCTGATCGTACTGCTGACGCACTTTCTCGCCGAGCGCATGCGCGCCAACCCACGTATCGCGAGGGCTCTGGAGAAACTGGCAGGGCTGTGCCTGGTCGGTTTCGGGGTCAAACTGACGCTGAACTGA
- the glmU gene encoding bifunctional UDP-N-acetylglucosamine diphosphorylase/glucosamine-1-phosphate N-acetyltransferase GlmU, whose product MSLDIVILAAGQGTRMRSALPKVLHPVADKPMLGHVIDTARRLQPSSIQVVIGHGADKVRERLAADDLNFVIQAEQLGTGHAVAQALPQLGADTVLVLYGDVPLIETATLERLLALVSDNQLGLLTVELADPTGYGRIVRDAAGVVQAIVEHKDASEAQRQIREGNTGILAVPGKRLADWLGRLSNSNAQGEYYLTDVIAMAVADGLTVATERAADEMEVLGANDRIQLAQLECHYQHRIARRLMAQGVTLRDPHRLDVRGEVSVGRDVTIDINVILEGKVVIEDDVQIGPNCVIKDSVLRKGAIVKANSHLDGAEMGEGADCGPFARLRPGTKLGAKAHVGNFVELKNAVLGEGAKAGHLSYLGDAEIGARTNIGAGTITCNYDGANKFRTVMGEDVFIGSNSALVAPVTLGDRATTGAGSVVTSDVPADTLAVGRAKQRNIEGWKRPTKK is encoded by the coding sequence ATGAGTCTGGATATCGTCATTCTTGCCGCTGGCCAGGGCACGCGCATGCGTTCGGCGCTGCCCAAGGTGCTGCACCCGGTCGCCGACAAGCCCATGCTGGGGCATGTCATCGACACCGCGCGGCGCCTGCAGCCGAGCAGCATCCAGGTGGTGATCGGCCACGGCGCCGACAAGGTGCGCGAGCGCCTGGCCGCCGACGACCTGAATTTCGTCATCCAGGCCGAGCAGCTGGGCACCGGCCATGCCGTGGCCCAGGCCCTGCCGCAACTCGGCGCCGATACCGTGCTGGTGCTCTACGGCGACGTACCGCTGATCGAGACCGCGACTCTCGAGCGTCTGCTGGCACTGGTCAGCGACAACCAGCTGGGCCTGCTCACCGTCGAGCTGGCCGACCCGACCGGCTACGGTCGCATCGTGCGCGACGCCGCTGGCGTGGTGCAGGCCATCGTCGAGCACAAGGACGCCAGCGAAGCGCAGCGGCAGATCCGCGAGGGCAATACCGGCATCCTCGCGGTGCCCGGCAAGCGTCTGGCCGACTGGCTGGGCCGCCTGTCCAACAGCAACGCCCAGGGCGAGTACTACCTGACCGATGTGATCGCCATGGCCGTGGCCGACGGCCTGACTGTGGCCACCGAGCGTGCCGCCGACGAGATGGAAGTGCTGGGCGCCAACGACCGCATCCAGCTTGCTCAGCTCGAATGCCACTACCAGCACCGCATCGCCCGCCGCCTGATGGCTCAGGGCGTAACCCTGCGTGATCCGCATCGCCTCGATGTGCGCGGTGAGGTGAGCGTCGGCCGCGACGTGACCATCGACATCAACGTGATCCTCGAAGGCAAGGTGGTGATCGAAGACGATGTGCAGATCGGTCCGAACTGCGTGATCAAGGACTCGGTGCTGCGCAAGGGCGCCATCGTCAAGGCCAACAGCCACCTGGACGGCGCCGAGATGGGCGAGGGCGCCGACTGTGGCCCGTTTGCGCGCCTGCGCCCCGGCACCAAACTGGGCGCCAAGGCCCATGTGGGTAACTTCGTCGAACTGAAGAATGCCGTGCTGGGCGAAGGCGCCAAGGCCGGTCACCTGAGCTACCTGGGCGATGCCGAAATCGGCGCGCGCACCAATATCGGTGCCGGCACCATCACCTGCAACTACGACGGTGCCAACAAGTTCCGCACCGTCATGGGCGAGGACGTCTTCATCGGCTCCAACAGCGCGCTGGTAGCACCGGTAACGCTGGGCGACCGCGCCACCACGGGCGCCGGTTCGGTGGTGACCAGCGACGTGCCCGCGGACACGCTGGCAGTCGGCCGGGCCAAGCAGCGCAATATCGAGGGCTGGAAGCGGCCGACCAAGAAGTGA
- a CDS encoding F0F1 ATP synthase subunit epsilon, translating to MAMSVHCDIVSAEEELFSGLVEMVIAHGHLGDLGILPGHTPLLTDLKPGPVRVIKQGGTEEVFYISGGFLEVQPSMVKVLADTAVRAGDLDEAAAIEARKAAEKALSEKGTEFDYGSASARLAEAAAQLRTIEEMRKKFGGRVR from the coding sequence ATGGCTATGTCAGTCCACTGCGATATCGTCAGTGCGGAAGAAGAGCTGTTCTCGGGGCTGGTGGAAATGGTCATCGCCCACGGTCACCTCGGTGACCTGGGTATCCTGCCGGGCCACACCCCGCTGCTGACCGATCTCAAGCCGGGTCCGGTGCGAGTGATCAAGCAGGGTGGCACCGAGGAGGTGTTCTACATCTCCGGTGGCTTCCTGGAAGTTCAGCCGAGCATGGTGAAGGTTCTTGCCGACACCGCCGTTCGTGCCGGCGACCTGGATGAAGCCGCTGCCATCGAGGCGCGCAAGGCTGCCGAGAAGGCGCTGAGCGAGAAGGGCACCGAGTTCGACTACGGCAGTGCTTCGGCACGCCTGGCCGAGGCTGCTGCCCAGCTGCGCACCATCGAAGAGATGCGCAAGAAGTTCGGTGGTCGCGTCCGCTGA
- the atpD gene encoding F0F1 ATP synthase subunit beta: MSSGRIVQIIGAVIDVEFPRDQVPNVYEALKVQGAETTLEVQQQLGDGVVRTIAMGSTEGLKRGLDVSSTGKAISVPVGKATLGRIMDVLGNPIDEAGPIGEEEQWEIHRPAPSYAEQAGGNDLLETGIKVIDLVCPFAKGGKVGLFGGAGVGKTVNMMELIRNIAIEHSGYSVFAGVGERTREGNDFYHEMKDSNVLDKVALVYGQMNEPPGNRLRVALTGLTMAEKFRDEGRDVLLFVDNIYRYTLAGTEVSALLGRMPSAVGYQPTLAEEMGVLQERITSTKKGSITSIQAVYVPADDLTDPSPATTFAHLDATVVLSRDIASLGIYPAVDPLDSTSRQLDPNVIGQEHYETARGVQYVLQRYKELKDIIAILGMDELSEDDKLLVARARKIQRFLSQPFFVAEVFTGAPGKYVSLKDTIAGFSGILKGDYDHLPEQAFYMVGGIDEAIEKAKKL, encoded by the coding sequence ATGAGTAGCGGACGTATCGTTCAAATCATCGGCGCCGTTATCGACGTGGAATTCCCGCGCGATCAGGTACCGAACGTCTACGAAGCCCTGAAGGTACAGGGCGCTGAAACCACTCTGGAAGTCCAGCAGCAGCTGGGCGACGGCGTGGTACGTACCATTGCCATGGGTTCGACCGAAGGCCTCAAGCGTGGCCTGGACGTCAGCAGCACCGGCAAGGCCATCTCCGTACCGGTCGGTAAAGCGACCCTGGGCCGGATCATGGACGTGCTGGGCAACCCGATCGACGAAGCCGGCCCCATCGGTGAAGAAGAGCAGTGGGAAATCCACCGCCCGGCGCCGAGCTACGCCGAGCAAGCCGGCGGCAACGATCTGCTGGAAACCGGTATCAAGGTAATCGACCTGGTCTGCCCGTTCGCCAAGGGCGGTAAGGTCGGCCTGTTCGGTGGTGCCGGTGTGGGCAAGACCGTAAACATGATGGAGCTGATCCGTAACATCGCCATCGAGCACAGCGGTTATTCCGTGTTCGCCGGTGTGGGTGAGCGTACTCGTGAGGGTAACGACTTCTACCACGAGATGAAGGACTCCAACGTTCTCGACAAGGTAGCCCTGGTCTACGGTCAGATGAACGAGCCACCAGGCAACCGTCTGCGCGTCGCGCTGACCGGCCTGACCATGGCCGAGAAGTTCCGTGACGAAGGTCGCGACGTTCTGCTGTTCGTCGACAACATCTACCGTTACACCCTCGCCGGTACCGAAGTATCCGCACTGCTCGGCCGTATGCCGTCGGCAGTAGGTTACCAGCCGACTCTGGCCGAGGAGATGGGCGTTCTGCAGGAGCGTATTACCTCCACCAAGAAAGGCTCGATCACCTCGATCCAGGCCGTCTACGTACCTGCGGACGACCTGACCGACCCGAGCCCGGCGACCACCTTCGCCCACTTGGACGCCACCGTCGTACTGTCCCGTGATATCGCTTCCCTGGGTATCTACCCGGCCGTTGACCCGCTGGACTCCACCAGCCGTCAGCTGGACCCGAACGTGATCGGTCAGGAGCACTACGAGACCGCTCGTGGCGTTCAGTATGTTCTGCAGCGCTACAAGGAGCTGAAGGACATCATCGCGATCCTGGGTATGGACGAACTGTCCGAAGACGACAAGCTGCTGGTAGCGCGCGCTCGTAAGATCCAGCGCTTCCTGTCCCAGCCGTTCTTCGTGGCTGAAGTCTTCACCGGTGCCCCGGGCAAGTACGTGTCCCTGAAGGACACCATTGCCGGCTTCAGCGGCATTCTCAAAGGCGACTACGACCACCTGCCGGAACAAGCGTTCTACATGGTAGGCGGCATCGACGAAGCCATCGAGAAAGCCAAGAAACTGTAA
- the atpG gene encoding F0F1 ATP synthase subunit gamma, whose amino-acid sequence MAGAKEIRSKIASIKSTQKITSAMEKVAVSKMRKAQQRMAAGRPYAERIRQVIGHLAKANPEYRHSFMVERDVKRVGYIVVTSDRGLCGGLNINLFKALLKSLKEWRDQKVDADFCVVGSKGASFFRSNGGNVVAAISKLGEEPSINDLIGSVKVVLDAYAEGRIDRLYLVSNKFVNTMVQKPEVQQLLPLAASEEQGVQKGLWDYVYEPDAQQLLDALLVRYVESQVYQSVVENSACEQAARMIAMKNATDNAGNLISDLQLIYNKARQAAITQEISEIVGGAAAV is encoded by the coding sequence ATGGCAGGCGCAAAAGAGATTCGCAGCAAGATTGCGAGCATCAAAAGCACGCAAAAGATCACCAGCGCCATGGAAAAAGTGGCGGTCAGCAAAATGCGCAAGGCTCAACAGCGCATGGCTGCCGGTCGCCCCTACGCCGAGCGTATTCGTCAGGTGATCGGTCACCTGGCCAAGGCGAACCCGGAATACCGCCACTCGTTCATGGTGGAGCGTGATGTAAAGCGCGTCGGTTATATCGTGGTGACCTCGGATCGTGGTCTGTGCGGTGGCTTGAACATCAACCTGTTCAAGGCGCTGTTGAAAAGCCTGAAGGAATGGCGCGACCAGAAGGTCGACGCCGATTTCTGCGTGGTGGGCAGCAAGGGCGCGAGCTTCTTCCGCAGCAACGGGGGCAACGTGGTTGCCGCCATCAGCAAGCTGGGTGAAGAGCCGTCCATCAACGACCTGATCGGTAGCGTCAAGGTCGTGCTGGATGCCTACGCCGAAGGCCGTATCGACCGCCTCTACCTGGTATCGAACAAGTTCGTGAACACCATGGTGCAGAAGCCGGAAGTGCAGCAGTTGTTGCCGCTGGCCGCGAGCGAAGAGCAAGGGGTACAGAAGGGTCTGTGGGACTACGTGTACGAGCCGGACGCCCAGCAGCTGCTGGATGCGCTGCTGGTCCGCTACGTGGAGTCGCAGGTCTATCAGTCCGTGGTCGAGAACAGCGCGTGCGAACAGGCCGCGCGGATGATCGCCATGAAGAACGCAACCGACAACGCCGGCAACCTGATCAGCGATCTGCAGCTGATCTACAACAAGGCGCGTCAGGCTGCGATCACCCAGGAAATCTCGGAAATCGTCGGCGGCGCTGCCGCGGTTTAA